CCTGACTATGTAGAAATTAATGGAATGATGAGAAACTTAGATAAAACTGCTAGACAAACTTTAATAGAAAATATTGAAAAAATATCAAAATCTATTGCTGAATCTATGGGTGGATCTTTAGAGTTTCTTTTTAAAGAAGGATATCCATCAGTTGTCAATGATACAGAGATGGTTGATTTAGTAAATAATTCTGCAAGAGAATACTATTCTTCAATCTATCCTAATGAAAATATCGACAAATTTATAAATTTAGGAACTAAACCAATGCTAGGTGCTGAAGATTTTGGATTCTTTGCTCAAAAAGTTCCAAGTTGCTTCTTCATAGTAGGTTCAGGAAATTACGCTCCTTCACATAATTCATGTTTTCAAATAAATGATGAAAAAATTACTACTACCACTCTTAGTGTAATGGTAAATTCCGCTATAAATTTTTTAAATAAATAATACCCCAAAAAAAGCCATATAATCAATAATTTTATTTACTGATTTATATGGCTTTTTCTTTTTTTGAAAGTTTGAAAGTTTTTTAAATTTGCCTAATATTTGCTATTTTTATATTAAAATTTATTGTTTCCCTAAAGTTAAAATTTAAAAGTTTACATCATTTCTGGCATACCTTGTGCAGGCATACTAGGTTTTTCCTCTTTTTTATCTGCTACCAATACTTCTGTTGTAAGAATTAATGCTGCTATTGAAGCTGCATTTTGTACAGCTGATCTAGTTACTTTTGTTGGGTCGATAATTCCTGCTGAAACCATATCAACATATTCTTCAGTGGCTGCATTAAGACCAAATCCATCTTCCATAGTTTTTACTTTTTCTACTACAACTCCACCATCAAGTCCAGCATTTGTAGCGATTTGTTTCATTGGAGCAAGAAGAGCTTTTTTAACTATTTCTACACCCATTCCTTCTTCTCCTTCAAGTTTAAAATCTTTTATAGCTTTTGCAATCTCTACAAGAGCTACTCCACCACCTGGAACTATTCCTTCTTCAACTGCTGCTCTAGTTGCGTTTAAAGCATCTTCTATTCTTAATTTTTTATCTTTCATCTCTGTTTCTGTTACAGCACCAACTTTAATTACCGCAACTCCACCAGAAAGTTTTGCTATTCTTTCTTGCATTTTTTCTTTATCATAATCAGAAGTTATATTTTCAAGTTGAGCTTTGATTTGAGCAACTCTTTCTTTGATATTTTCCTTTTCTCCTGCTCCATCAACTATTGTTGTAGAATCTTTGCTTACTTTTACTCTCTTAGCAGTACCAAGAACTGACATATCTGCTTCTTCTAATTTCATTCCTCTATCTTCAGAAATTACTGTAGCACCTGTTAATACTGCTATATCTTCTAATATTGCTTTTCTTCTATCTCCGAATGATGGAGCTTTTACAGCAACTAGATTTAATGTTCCACGGATACAATTTAGAACAAGAGTTGTTAGAGCTTCTCCTTCTAAATCATCAGCTATTAATAATAATGGTTTTGAAGTTTTTACAACTTTTTCAAGAATTGGTAAAAGTTCTTGAATATTTGTAATTTTTTTATCTGTTATCAGAATAAATGGATTTTCCATATCAGCTTCCATTCTTGTAGGGTCAGCCATATATGGAGAAACATATCCTTTATCAAATTGCATTCCCTCTACAACTTCTAGTGAAGTTTCAAAAGAACGAGCCTCCTCAACAGTTATAACTCCTGTTTCTCCTACTTTTGACATTGCCTCAGCTATAAGTCTTCCGATTTCTCCATCACCAGCAGAGATTGAAGCTACTTGTTCTATCTCTGAGTTTGATTCAACTTTTTTAGATTTTTCCTTTAATTTTTCTATAACTTTATCAACTGCTTTTTCTATACCTTTTTTTACAAACATTGGATTTGCACCAGAACTTACTATTTTTAGTCCCTCTTTTACAATAGCTTGAGCTAAAATTGTAGCAGTTGTAGTTCCATCTCCTGCAACGTCGTTAGCTTTTGTAGCCACTTCTTTTATAAGTTTTGCTCCCATATTTTCAAATGGATCTTCAAGTTCTATCTCTCTTGCGATAGATACTCCGTCATTTGTAATTAATGGAGAACCAAATCCTCTATCAAGAATTACATTTCTTCCTTTAGGTCCTAATGTAATTTTTACTGCATTAGCTAATGTATCAACACCTTTTTCTAATTTTTTTCTAGCTGTTTCATCAAATAATAATACTTTAGACATTTTCTTGCCTCCCAAATTAGTCTATAATTCCTAAAATATTTTCAAAATCAATTATCATAAATTCTTCGTTACCGTCGTGAACTTTTGTTGCACCATAACCAGTATAGATTATTTTATCTCCAACTTTAATCTCTTTCGCTACTTTTTCTCCAAGTCCAACAGCCACAACTTCAACTGTATTTGGATTTACTTTAGTGGAAGAAGCTGTCAAAATAATTCCACCTGATGTTTTTTCTTCAGCTTTTATAGCTTTTGCCACAACTCTTTCTCCAATAGGTTTAATACTCATTTTTCCAATTCCTCCTCATAAAATCTTTATATAATAATTTTTAAATTTTTTATTTTATTTTTTAGCACTCTTTATTAGTGAGTGCTAATAATTTCATAATGTAATAGTACCACTTATTAGAATATTTGTCAATATAATTTTTCATATTTTTTCAATATTTTTCATCTACTTGATAATTTAAAAAAAATAGATTATAATTGTAATAGACATTTTATTTTACT
The nucleotide sequence above comes from Fusobacterium perfoetens. Encoded proteins:
- the groL gene encoding chaperonin GroEL (60 kDa chaperone family; promotes refolding of misfolded polypeptides especially under stressful conditions; forms two stacked rings of heptamers to form a barrel-shaped 14mer; ends can be capped by GroES; misfolded proteins enter the barrel where they are refolded when GroES binds), translating into MSKVLLFDETARKKLEKGVDTLANAVKITLGPKGRNVILDRGFGSPLITNDGVSIAREIELEDPFENMGAKLIKEVATKANDVAGDGTTTATILAQAIVKEGLKIVSSGANPMFVKKGIEKAVDKVIEKLKEKSKKVESNSEIEQVASISAGDGEIGRLIAEAMSKVGETGVITVEEARSFETSLEVVEGMQFDKGYVSPYMADPTRMEADMENPFILITDKKITNIQELLPILEKVVKTSKPLLLIADDLEGEALTTLVLNCIRGTLNLVAVKAPSFGDRRKAILEDIAVLTGATVISEDRGMKLEEADMSVLGTAKRVKVSKDSTTIVDGAGEKENIKERVAQIKAQLENITSDYDKEKMQERIAKLSGGVAVIKVGAVTETEMKDKKLRIEDALNATRAAVEEGIVPGGGVALVEIAKAIKDFKLEGEEGMGVEIVKKALLAPMKQIATNAGLDGGVVVEKVKTMEDGFGLNAATEEYVDMVSAGIIDPTKVTRSAVQNAASIAALILTTEVLVADKKEEKPSMPAQGMPEMM
- a CDS encoding co-chaperone GroES; the protein is MSIKPIGERVVAKAIKAEEKTSGGIILTASSTKVNPNTVEVVAVGLGEKVAKEIKVGDKIIYTGYGATKVHDGNEEFMIIDFENILGIID